CCACGGTGGAGGCCACGGTAGCGGTCACGGTGGCGATCATAGCGGAGGACAGAGGAGGAAGGTCTATCGCCAAGCCGCCGCCATTGGTCAAAGGTTGGTCAAAGGGATATTCGTGCGGTATAGTCGTGGTCTCGACACTCGAGAACAGAGTAGGAGTAACGGAGTAAGGGCAGATGAACGACTAGGAATCAGGGTACGGAGAATAAGAATAAAGGGTATGGGTCGGTGAGGCGTGGCTAACTTTCAGTTCAAGCTCTTCGTGGCCGGCGACGGCGCCAGGTCGGAGCGCACGGTCGCCAACCTCCGCCGCCTCTGCGACGAGGCACTGGGGGGAGACTGCGACGTCGCGGTGATCGACGTGCTCGAGCAGCCTCAGCTGGCCGAGGAGTTCAAGATCCTGGGCACGCCGACGCTGATCAAACTGCTGCCCCCGCCGGTCGTGCGCATCATCGGCGACCTGTCGCTGGGCGACCGGGTGCTGCGCGCCCTCGAGCTGCCGCGCCGGAGGAACCCCGGCACCAGGAACCCCGGCAGCAGCGACGCCGGTAGCAGCGACGCCCATAGCGACACGGGTTATGAAGAGGGAGAAGGGGGAGGGGAATGAAGCCACAGCTATGGTCCGCCCGCTCCGCCGGACTGCGCCGGCCTGGGATTGGACTCGGCGCGGGAAGGGCGGGATGAACGTCGAAAAGCTCCCGACCGGCATTCCCGGCTTTGACAACATCAGCCACGGCGGTCTTGCCAAGG
This sequence is a window from Deinococcota bacterium. Protein-coding genes within it:
- a CDS encoding circadian clock KaiB family protein, producing the protein MANFQFKLFVAGDGARSERTVANLRRLCDEALGGDCDVAVIDVLEQPQLAEEFKILGTPTLIKLLPPPVVRIIGDLSLGDRVLRALELPRRRNPGTRNPGSSDAGSSDAHSDTGYEEGEGGGE